A region of Plantactinospora sp. BC1 DNA encodes the following proteins:
- a CDS encoding metal-sensitive transcriptional regulator has translation MTTPAETPTRGYTASKDQLLARLRRVEGQVRGIERMVEDDRYCIDVLTQISAIQAALDKVALGLLDGHARHCMHEGAAEGRADEMATEMMAAVGRLMKRG, from the coding sequence ATGACGACACCCGCCGAGACCCCGACCCGCGGCTACACCGCCAGCAAGGATCAGCTGCTCGCCCGGCTGCGTCGGGTCGAGGGGCAGGTGCGCGGGATCGAGCGGATGGTCGAGGACGACCGCTACTGCATCGACGTGCTGACCCAGATCTCCGCCATCCAGGCCGCGCTGGACAAGGTCGCGCTCGGGCTGCTCGACGGGCACGCCCGGCACTGCATGCACGAGGGCGCCGCCGAGGGGCGGGCCGACGAGATGGCCACCGAGATGATGGCCGCCGTCGGGCGCCTGATGAAGCGCGGCTGA
- a CDS encoding cation-translocating P-type ATPase, with protein MAPAAGRPPMAPNRIELKIGGMTCASCANRIEKKLNRLDGVTATVNYATEKATVTFDDTRTPDELIATVEKTGYTAALPPPPRPVDESGPEREAPVDELRTLRTRLLVSLVLTVPVIVLAMVPAWQFDYWQWLSLTLAAPVVGYGGLPFHRAAWINLRHGAATMDTLISLGTLAAFGWSVWALFLGTAGTPGMTHPFSLDIGRSDGAGNIYLETAAGVTLFILAGRYFEVRSKRRAGAALRALLELGAKEVTVRRDGVETRIPVDRLAVGDRFVVRPGEKIATDGVVEDGSSAVDASMLTGESVPVEVGPGDQVVGATVNAGGRLVVRATRVGSETQLAQMATLVERAQAGKAQVQRLADRISGVFVPIVIALAVATLGFWLGSEDGVTAAFTAAVAVLIIACPCALGLATPTALLVGTGRGAQLGILIKGPEMLESTRRVQTVVLDKTGTVTTGRMTLAEILPADGQDPDELLRLAGALENASEHPIARAVAGAAADRTGPHPEVDGFANVEGLGVTGTVDGRAVTVGRARLLADRDLELPAALGAAVADAEAAGRTVVLAGWDGRVRGALVVADAIKPTSREAVAGLRRLGLTPILLTGDNTAVARSVAAEVGIDEVIAEVLPAEKLDVVRRLQAEGRVVAMVGDGVNDAAALAQADLGLAMGTGTDVAIEAADLTLVRGDLTAAVDAIRLSRATLRVIRGNLFWAFAYNVAALPLAAIGMLNPMIAGAAMAFSSVFVVGNSLRLRRFTPYRPDRAGTVGG; from the coding sequence ATGGCACCGGCCGCCGGACGACCACCGATGGCACCCAACCGGATCGAACTGAAGATCGGCGGGATGACCTGCGCCTCCTGCGCCAACCGGATCGAGAAGAAACTCAACCGGCTGGACGGGGTGACCGCCACGGTCAACTACGCCACCGAGAAGGCGACGGTCACCTTCGACGACACCCGTACCCCGGACGAACTCATCGCCACGGTGGAGAAGACGGGCTACACCGCCGCGCTGCCACCGCCGCCCCGGCCGGTCGACGAGTCCGGGCCGGAGCGGGAGGCGCCCGTCGACGAGCTGCGGACGCTGCGTACCCGGCTGCTGGTGTCGCTGGTGCTGACCGTACCGGTGATCGTGCTGGCGATGGTGCCGGCCTGGCAGTTCGACTACTGGCAGTGGCTCTCGCTGACCCTCGCCGCCCCGGTCGTCGGGTACGGCGGGCTGCCGTTCCACCGGGCCGCCTGGATCAACCTCCGGCACGGCGCCGCCACCATGGACACCCTGATCTCGCTCGGTACGCTCGCCGCGTTCGGCTGGTCGGTCTGGGCGCTCTTCCTCGGCACCGCCGGTACGCCCGGCATGACGCACCCGTTCAGCCTCGACATCGGACGAAGCGACGGGGCCGGCAACATCTACCTGGAGACGGCGGCCGGGGTCACCCTCTTCATCCTCGCCGGCCGCTACTTCGAGGTCCGGTCGAAGCGCCGGGCCGGTGCCGCGCTGCGGGCGCTGCTCGAACTCGGCGCCAAGGAGGTCACGGTGCGCCGCGACGGCGTCGAGACCCGGATCCCGGTCGACCGGCTCGCCGTCGGTGACCGCTTCGTGGTCCGGCCCGGCGAGAAGATCGCCACCGACGGCGTGGTGGAGGACGGCTCCTCCGCGGTCGACGCCAGCATGCTCACCGGCGAGTCGGTACCGGTGGAGGTCGGTCCGGGCGACCAGGTGGTCGGGGCGACCGTCAACGCCGGTGGCCGGCTCGTCGTCCGGGCCACCCGGGTCGGCTCGGAGACCCAGCTCGCCCAGATGGCGACCCTGGTCGAGCGGGCACAGGCCGGCAAGGCCCAGGTGCAGCGCCTGGCGGACCGGATCTCCGGGGTCTTCGTACCGATCGTGATCGCCCTCGCCGTCGCCACTCTCGGCTTCTGGCTCGGTTCCGAGGACGGCGTCACGGCGGCCTTCACCGCCGCCGTCGCGGTGCTGATCATCGCCTGCCCCTGCGCCCTCGGGCTCGCCACCCCCACGGCGCTGCTGGTCGGCACCGGCCGGGGTGCCCAGCTCGGCATCCTGATCAAGGGTCCCGAGATGCTGGAGTCGACCCGTCGGGTGCAGACCGTGGTGCTGGACAAGACCGGCACGGTCACCACCGGCCGGATGACGCTGGCCGAGATTCTCCCCGCCGACGGCCAGGACCCGGACGAACTGCTCCGGCTGGCCGGCGCGCTGGAGAACGCCTCCGAGCACCCGATCGCCCGCGCGGTCGCCGGTGCCGCCGCCGACCGGACCGGGCCGCATCCGGAGGTCGACGGGTTCGCCAACGTCGAGGGGCTGGGCGTGACCGGTACCGTCGACGGCCGTGCGGTCACGGTGGGCCGGGCCCGCCTGCTGGCCGACCGCGACCTGGAGTTGCCCGCCGCGCTCGGCGCGGCGGTCGCGGACGCCGAGGCCGCCGGCCGGACCGTGGTGCTGGCCGGTTGGGACGGCCGGGTCCGGGGGGCGCTGGTGGTGGCCGACGCGATCAAGCCGACCAGCCGCGAGGCGGTCGCCGGACTGCGCCGGCTCGGCCTCACCCCGATCCTGCTCACCGGCGACAACACCGCGGTCGCCCGGTCGGTCGCCGCCGAGGTCGGCATCGACGAGGTGATCGCCGAGGTGCTGCCGGCCGAGAAGCTCGACGTGGTCAGGCGACTCCAGGCCGAGGGCCGGGTGGTGGCGATGGTCGGCGACGGCGTCAACGACGCCGCCGCGCTCGCCCAGGCGGACCTGGGGCTGGCCATGGGCACGGGTACGGACGTCGCGATCGAGGCCGCCGACCTGACCCTGGTACGCGGTGACCTGACCGCCGCCGTCGACGCGATCCGGCTGTCCCGGGCCACGCTACGGGTGATCCGGGGCAACCTGTTCTGGGCGTTCGCCTACAACGTCGCCGCGCTGCCGCTGGCCGCGATCGGGATGCTCAACCCGATGATCGCGGGTGCGGCGATGGCCTTCTCCTCGGTCTTCGTCGTCGGCAACTCGCTGCGGCTGCGCCGCTTCACGCCGTACCGGCCCGACCGGGCGGGCACCGTCGGCGGGTGA
- a CDS encoding serine hydrolase, with the protein MTEPHDRLAEPLREGALEGLHAAVAVRGGETLLEYYGTGEDFAWGTSLGVVEFGPETLHDVRSISKSVTALLYGIALGDGLVPEVTAPLLGQFPEYPDLAADPARARLTVEHALTMSLGLQWREDLPYDDPDNAEIAMELAPDRYRYVLERPVVEPPGLRWHYCGGAAALLGRLIADGTGRSLTEYGRAALFTPLEIHDIEWMRGPDGVASAASGLRLTPRALARIGELVLGGGAWQGRQLVPAGWIDEMLRPRLETTWGAGYGYQWYVETVSGHRMVSGSGNGGQRLFVLPDLDLTVAVTAGNYNAPDQWRTPVTLLERVVLPAVT; encoded by the coding sequence GTGACGGAGCCGCACGACCGGCTGGCCGAGCCGCTCCGGGAGGGCGCGCTCGAGGGCCTGCACGCGGCCGTGGCGGTCCGGGGCGGTGAGACCCTGCTGGAGTACTACGGCACGGGCGAGGACTTCGCCTGGGGCACCTCGCTCGGCGTCGTCGAGTTCGGGCCGGAGACGCTGCACGACGTCCGGTCGATCAGCAAGAGCGTCACCGCGCTGCTCTACGGCATCGCCCTCGGTGACGGCCTGGTTCCCGAGGTCACGGCGCCGCTGCTGGGACAGTTCCCGGAATATCCCGACCTGGCGGCCGATCCGGCCCGGGCCCGGCTCACCGTCGAGCACGCGCTGACGATGTCGCTCGGGCTGCAGTGGCGCGAGGATCTGCCGTACGACGATCCGGACAACGCCGAGATCGCCATGGAGCTGGCGCCGGACCGGTACCGGTACGTGTTGGAGCGGCCGGTCGTCGAGCCACCCGGTCTCCGCTGGCACTACTGCGGAGGCGCGGCGGCGCTGCTCGGCCGGCTCATCGCCGACGGGACCGGGCGGTCGCTGACGGAGTATGGCCGGGCGGCCCTGTTCACACCGCTGGAGATCCACGACATCGAGTGGATGAGGGGTCCGGACGGGGTGGCCTCGGCCGCCTCCGGTCTCCGGCTCACGCCGCGCGCGCTGGCCAGGATCGGCGAGCTGGTACTCGGCGGAGGGGCGTGGCAGGGCCGGCAGCTCGTCCCCGCCGGCTGGATCGACGAGATGCTCCGCCCCCGCCTGGAGACCACCTGGGGCGCCGGGTACGGATACCAGTGGTATGTCGAGACCGTCTCGGGCCACCGAATGGTCTCCGGCAGCGGCAACGGTGGCCAACGCCTCTTCGTGCTGCCCGACCTGGACCTCACCGTGGCGGTCACCGCCGGCAACTACAACGCCCCGGACCAGTGGCGCACCCCGGTGACGCTGCTGGAGCGGGTCGTCCTGCCGGCGGTCACCTGA
- a CDS encoding heavy-metal-associated domain-containing protein translates to MITESYQVKGMTCGHCANAVSTEVGAIPGVTEVSVDVTSGAVTVTSDGPVETERLRAAVDEAGYELVTS, encoded by the coding sequence ATGATCACCGAGAGCTACCAGGTCAAGGGCATGACCTGCGGACACTGCGCCAACGCCGTCAGCACCGAGGTCGGCGCGATCCCGGGGGTGACCGAGGTGAGCGTCGACGTGACCTCCGGCGCGGTCACCGTCACCAGCGACGGCCCGGTGGAGACCGAGCGGCTCCGCGCCGCCGTCGACGAGGCCGGCTACGAACTCGTCACCTCCTGA
- a CDS encoding glycosyltransferase, whose translation MKAFVLAFGTRGDVQPFVALGRALSDAGHEVLVAGPACYQSLAAAGGVPFAPVDDRWNRLTDEPHIQEALATNYRGPKAKRTALEVVRRTRQYIAAALDDIAAAVPAGTDVVVHHTMLPGQHLAEALGVPSVPVALQPNWVPTGAFPCPMWAPPWLPRSFNRLSYRPAALAPQLLLGAVGKHWRARLGLRSRRGSGDPFRRPDGGPAFVLQAFSRHVLPQPADWPGYAPVTGYWTLASEDRGPSPALARFLDGGAPPIYVGFGSMRGQNPEAIGEMVQRMVQATGERAVVATGGGGIAMAASDSDLVHVVDDAPHDWLFPRTAAIIHHGGAGTTAAALLAGRPQVICPFTGDQPFWSERMRSIGVAPDPIPQRQITAERLIRAVEATRSDTAMPRRAAEMGELVRSEGGTRRAVELLLELTAHQA comes from the coding sequence ATGAAGGCATTCGTGCTCGCGTTCGGGACGCGTGGCGACGTACAGCCGTTCGTCGCCCTGGGACGCGCGCTCTCCGACGCCGGCCACGAGGTACTGGTGGCCGGGCCGGCGTGTTACCAGTCGCTCGCCGCTGCCGGCGGCGTTCCGTTCGCGCCCGTCGACGACCGGTGGAACCGGCTCACCGACGAGCCCCACATCCAGGAGGCGCTCGCGACGAACTACCGAGGGCCGAAGGCGAAACGGACAGCCCTCGAGGTGGTACGCCGGACCCGGCAGTACATCGCCGCCGCGCTCGACGACATCGCCGCAGCCGTTCCCGCCGGAACCGACGTCGTCGTGCACCACACCATGCTCCCCGGCCAGCACCTCGCCGAGGCCCTCGGCGTCCCCTCGGTCCCGGTGGCACTACAGCCGAACTGGGTGCCGACCGGCGCCTTTCCGTGCCCGATGTGGGCCCCGCCGTGGCTGCCCCGATCCTTCAACCGGCTGAGCTACCGACCGGCCGCGCTCGCTCCTCAGTTGCTCCTCGGAGCGGTGGGGAAGCACTGGCGGGCACGACTCGGGCTGAGGTCTCGGCGTGGGTCCGGCGATCCGTTCCGCCGCCCCGACGGAGGCCCCGCCTTCGTACTGCAGGCGTTCAGTCGGCACGTCCTGCCGCAGCCGGCGGACTGGCCCGGGTACGCGCCCGTCACGGGATACTGGACCCTCGCCAGCGAGGACCGGGGCCCGTCGCCCGCCCTGGCCAGGTTCCTCGACGGCGGAGCACCGCCGATCTACGTCGGCTTCGGCAGCATGCGAGGCCAGAACCCCGAGGCGATCGGCGAGATGGTCCAACGGATGGTCCAGGCGACCGGAGAGCGAGCCGTTGTCGCCACCGGCGGCGGCGGGATCGCGATGGCCGCCTCGGACAGCGACCTCGTCCACGTCGTCGACGACGCTCCGCACGACTGGCTCTTCCCCCGCACCGCGGCGATCATCCACCACGGCGGAGCGGGAACGACGGCCGCCGCGCTGCTCGCCGGACGCCCACAGGTGATCTGCCCCTTCACCGGTGACCAGCCGTTCTGGTCCGAGCGGATGCGATCCATCGGCGTTGCCCCGGACCCGATCCCACAGCGGCAGATCACCGCCGAACGCCTCATCAGGGCGGTCGAGGCGACCAGATCCGACACGGCGATGCCCCGGAGGGCCGCCGAAATGGGCGAGCTGGTGCGCTCCGAAGGCGGTACACGTCGTGCAGTCGAACTCCTACTCGAACTCACGGCCCACCAGGCCTGA